One stretch of Streptomyces sp. 135 DNA includes these proteins:
- a CDS encoding DUF397 domain-containing protein has translation MRKYDLSTARWRKSSYSNGEGGSCVEVAYDFIGAARWRKSSYSNGQGGDCVEVADGVPGVVPVRDSKVPHGPALVIGAAAWQAFVTGAVTADLR, from the coding sequence ATGCGCAAGTACGACCTGAGCACCGCCCGCTGGCGCAAGAGCAGCTACAGCAACGGCGAAGGCGGCAGCTGCGTCGAGGTCGCCTACGACTTCATCGGCGCCGCCCGTTGGCGCAAGAGCAGTTACAGCAACGGCCAGGGCGGAGACTGCGTCGAGGTGGCCGACGGAGTCCCCGGCGTCGTCCCCGTGCGGGACAGCAAGGTCCCGCACGGCCCCGCCCTGGTGATCGGCGCCGCCGCCTGGCAGGCGTTCGTCACCGGCGCGGTCACGGCGGACCTGCGGTGA
- a CDS encoding cupin domain-containing protein, giving the protein MVIPNGSPKTRPPFVRRPTDAECVPLPHGGGFSLLADASDTGGALGANALTLGEGADGARPHFHALSHELFYVASGTAEFLLDGELSTVEEGGLVVVPPRVPHAFGAARGSTARLLAVLTPGVERFGYFRALGRIQHGLESFDSLRSEQDLYDVHFLPTSAPWR; this is encoded by the coding sequence GTGGTCATACCCAACGGCAGCCCCAAGACACGCCCGCCGTTCGTCCGCCGCCCCACCGACGCCGAGTGCGTGCCCCTCCCGCATGGCGGCGGCTTCTCGCTGCTCGCCGACGCGAGCGACACCGGCGGCGCGCTCGGCGCGAACGCGCTGACCCTCGGCGAGGGCGCCGATGGTGCGCGCCCGCACTTCCACGCCCTGTCGCACGAACTGTTCTACGTCGCCTCGGGCACCGCCGAGTTCCTGCTCGACGGGGAGCTGTCGACCGTGGAGGAGGGCGGCCTCGTCGTGGTCCCGCCCCGCGTGCCGCACGCGTTCGGCGCGGCACGCGGCTCCACCGCCCGGCTGCTGGCCGTGCTGACGCCGGGCGTCGAGCGCTTCGGGTACTTCCGCGCGCTGGGCCGCATCCAGCACGGCCTGGAGTCCTTCGACAGTCTCCGCTCCGAACAGGACCTCTACGACGTGCACTTCCTGCCCACGTCGGCACCCTGGCGATGA
- a CDS encoding LysR family transcriptional regulator — translation MELRQLEYFVAVAEEGGFARAAERCGIVQSAVSQQVRRLEREWGVLLFERSTRHVRLSGAGERLLPEARAVLAAARRARQVAADVAGGSDGVLRVGGVQAPGGRIFGVLNELAERAPGLQVTLRRLPPAERLAAVRAGELDAAFVRALDAAPGLELLPVWSDPLYVALPAGHPLAEETVLRLDRLTAAGLALRLAPRENNPPFHDLITGALRAAGAERPLLGPPFTTLQETLTAIGGPGESSWTVFYEVSGLPSLPRVAVRPLAGPSVVTCLAVRPGPPGAALRELLLVTTAREGANQGASSTPSPRS, via the coding sequence ATGGAGCTACGGCAGCTGGAGTACTTCGTGGCGGTGGCCGAGGAGGGCGGGTTCGCGCGTGCCGCCGAGCGCTGCGGGATCGTGCAGTCGGCGGTGAGCCAGCAAGTGCGGCGCCTGGAGCGGGAGTGGGGCGTACTCCTCTTCGAGCGGTCCACGCGGCACGTACGGCTGTCCGGGGCGGGCGAGCGGCTGCTGCCGGAGGCGCGGGCCGTACTCGCGGCGGCCCGGCGGGCCCGGCAGGTCGCCGCCGACGTTGCGGGCGGCTCGGACGGCGTGCTGCGCGTGGGCGGAGTGCAGGCCCCTGGCGGTCGGATCTTCGGCGTACTGAACGAGCTGGCGGAGCGGGCGCCCGGCCTCCAGGTCACGCTGCGACGCCTGCCGCCCGCCGAGCGGCTCGCGGCGGTACGGGCGGGCGAACTGGACGCCGCTTTCGTACGCGCGCTGGACGCGGCCCCCGGGCTGGAACTGCTGCCGGTGTGGAGCGACCCGCTGTACGTGGCGCTGCCCGCCGGCCATCCACTGGCGGAAGAAACGGTCCTACGGCTCGATCGGCTCACGGCGGCCGGGCTGGCGCTGCGGCTCGCGCCGCGCGAGAACAACCCGCCCTTCCACGACCTGATCACCGGGGCCCTGCGTGCGGCGGGAGCGGAACGGCCGCTTCTGGGGCCGCCGTTCACGACACTCCAGGAAACACTGACGGCGATCGGCGGCCCGGGTGAGTCGTCGTGGACCGTGTTCTACGAGGTGAGCGGTCTGCCGTCGCTGCCCCGCGTGGCGGTGCGACCACTGGCGGGGCCGTCGGTGGTCACCTGCCTCGCCGTCCGGCCGGGGCCGCCGGGTGCGGCCCTGCGCGAGCTGCTGCTTGTCACCACGGCACGGGAGGGGGCAAATCAGGGGGCGAGCTCTACCCCGTCGCCGAGGAGCTGA
- a CDS encoding helix-turn-helix transcriptional regulator has translation MANGSRQAAWEFFGTELKRRREDAGFTQSALGTRVFVSGGYVGQFEQAIRKPQLDVAQRIDEVLQTGGFFERMCRKLIDDKRYADYFAAVVELEALATRICEFAPTLIPGLLQTAEYASAVMIAANPFVTDEYVEEKVAARLERASILKDATRPEYWVVLHENVLYVPVGGPAVMAQQLDHVAALMRERHVLVMVLPYEAGAHASMGGMLKLMEFEDAPPTGYTETEYAGTLVDEPVVVKRAQRTYDLLRGAALSPEASLALITSAAEDYRRCASTT, from the coding sequence ATGGCCAATGGTTCACGTCAGGCAGCGTGGGAGTTCTTCGGCACGGAGCTGAAGCGGCGACGGGAGGACGCGGGGTTCACTCAATCGGCCCTGGGCACAAGGGTTTTCGTCTCCGGTGGCTACGTCGGGCAGTTCGAACAGGCCATTCGCAAGCCACAGTTGGATGTGGCGCAGCGGATCGACGAGGTACTGCAAACCGGTGGTTTTTTCGAGCGAATGTGCCGGAAGCTGATCGATGACAAGCGGTATGCGGATTATTTCGCGGCGGTCGTGGAGCTGGAGGCCCTGGCGACGCGCATCTGTGAGTTCGCGCCGACGCTGATTCCGGGGCTGTTGCAGACGGCGGAGTACGCCAGTGCGGTCATGATCGCAGCCAACCCGTTCGTCACGGACGAGTACGTCGAGGAGAAGGTGGCCGCGAGGCTGGAGCGGGCGAGCATCCTCAAGGACGCTACACGGCCCGAGTATTGGGTGGTGCTGCACGAGAATGTGCTTTACGTCCCGGTGGGCGGCCCGGCGGTCATGGCGCAGCAACTGGACCACGTTGCAGCGCTGATGCGGGAGCGGCACGTGTTGGTGATGGTGCTTCCGTATGAGGCAGGGGCGCACGCCTCCATGGGCGGGATGCTGAAGCTCATGGAGTTCGAGGATGCGCCGCCAACCGGCTATACAGAAACGGAGTATGCGGGAACCCTGGTCGACGAACCAGTAGTGGTGAAGCGCGCACAGCGCACATACGATCTGCTCAGGGGCGCCGCGCTGTCGCCGGAGGCGTCCCTCGCCCTGATCACCTCGGCGGCTGAGGACTACAGACGATGCGCAAGTACGACCTGA
- a CDS encoding AIM24 family protein codes for MKSDLFSSDHMAQPALAPGMTLQNAKSIKYAVSGEMFARQGAMIAYRGDLQFERKGQGVGGMLKRAMTGEGLPLMAVRGQGEAWFAHEAQNCFIVDVEPGDVLTVNGRNVLCFDATLSYEIKTVKGSGIAGGGLFNSVFTGAGRLGLVCDGNPLVIPVSPQQPVYVDTDAVVGWTADLATSLHRSQSIGSMIRGGSGEAVQLMLRGEGHVIVRPSEVTPQKAQQH; via the coding sequence ATGAAGAGTGACTTGTTCTCCAGTGACCACATGGCGCAGCCGGCCCTGGCCCCCGGAATGACCCTTCAGAACGCCAAGTCCATCAAGTACGCGGTGAGCGGTGAGATGTTCGCGCGGCAGGGCGCGATGATCGCGTACCGCGGTGACTTGCAGTTCGAGCGCAAGGGCCAGGGCGTGGGCGGCATGCTCAAGCGCGCGATGACCGGTGAGGGACTGCCGCTGATGGCCGTGCGCGGCCAGGGCGAGGCGTGGTTCGCGCACGAGGCGCAGAACTGCTTCATCGTCGACGTCGAACCGGGCGACGTCCTCACGGTCAACGGCCGCAACGTCCTGTGCTTCGACGCCACCCTCTCGTACGAGATCAAGACGGTGAAGGGCTCGGGGATCGCCGGGGGCGGGCTGTTCAACAGCGTCTTCACGGGCGCTGGCCGCCTCGGCCTGGTCTGCGACGGCAACCCGCTGGTGATCCCCGTCTCCCCGCAGCAGCCGGTGTACGTGGACACGGACGCGGTGGTCGGCTGGACCGCCGATCTCGCCACGTCCCTGCACCGCTCGCAGTCCATCGGTTCGATGATCCGCGGCGGCTCGGGCGAGGCGGTGCAGCTGATGCTTCGGGGTGAGGGCCACGTCATCGTGCGGCCGAGCGAGGTGACGCCGCAGAAGGCGCAGCAGCACTGA
- a CDS encoding SDR family oxidoreductase, producing the protein MGELTLAGKAALVTGGSRGIGAAIVRRLAAEGADVAFTYVSAAGEAKAKDVVADVAALGRRAVALQADAADADAVTGAVDRAAAELGGLDILVNNAGVFPSGPLEDVTREELERTLAIHVSAAFLAAQSAVRHLPEGGRIISIGSNLAERTPFGGIALYAMSKAALSGLTRGLARELGPRGITANVVHPGSTDTDMNPSDSPEAEFQRDLSALGRFLDPDDVAAQVLHLAGPGGRNITGTAITVDSGTNA; encoded by the coding sequence ATGGGCGAGTTGACGTTGGCGGGGAAGGCCGCGCTGGTGACGGGCGGCAGCAGGGGCATCGGCGCGGCGATCGTGCGGCGGCTCGCGGCGGAGGGCGCGGACGTGGCGTTCACGTACGTCAGCGCGGCCGGCGAGGCGAAGGCGAAGGACGTGGTGGCGGACGTCGCGGCGCTGGGGCGGCGCGCCGTGGCGCTCCAGGCGGACGCGGCGGACGCCGACGCGGTCACGGGCGCGGTGGACCGCGCGGCGGCGGAGCTGGGAGGCCTGGACATCCTGGTGAACAACGCGGGCGTATTTCCGAGCGGCCCGTTGGAGGACGTCACCCGCGAGGAGTTGGAGCGCACGCTGGCCATTCATGTCAGCGCGGCGTTCCTCGCGGCGCAGAGCGCGGTGCGGCACCTGCCGGAGGGCGGCCGGATCATCAGCATCGGCAGCAATCTGGCGGAGCGGACACCCTTCGGCGGCATAGCGCTCTACGCGATGAGCAAGGCGGCCCTGTCCGGACTCACCCGGGGGCTGGCCCGCGAGCTGGGCCCGAGGGGGATCACTGCGAACGTCGTGCACCCGGGCTCCACCGACACGGACATGAACCCCTCGGACTCCCCCGAGGCGGAATTCCAGCGGGACCTGTCCGCCCTGGGCCGCTTCCTCGACCCGGACGACGTCGCGGCCCAGGTCCTGCACCTGGCGGGCCCCGGCGGGCGGAACATCACGGGCACGGCGATAACGGTCGACTCGGGCACCAACGCCTAG
- a CDS encoding isocitrate lyase/phosphoenolpyruvate mutase family protein → MTLRHKEFRDLHRPGAPLLLPNAWDHASAAALAAAGFRAVGTTSLGVAAAAGLPDGVGGTRAETVRLARGLARLDVLVSVDVEGGFSDRPQDVAALAVELAEAGVVGVNIEDGRPDGTLADLDRQCAVIRAVKEATDGCLFVNARTDTHWLPGDHTAGTEDRLRAYEQAGADGLFVPGLRDVRVIAELASALDAPLNILYAHGGPTLPELAEAGVRRVSCGSLLFRAALHGALAAAEAVRQGTPLPAGIPSYADTQALSDSFS, encoded by the coding sequence ATGACGCTTCGCCACAAGGAATTCCGCGACCTGCACCGCCCCGGCGCACCCCTGCTGCTCCCCAACGCCTGGGACCACGCCTCGGCCGCCGCGCTGGCCGCCGCCGGGTTCCGCGCGGTCGGCACGACGAGCCTGGGGGTGGCCGCCGCCGCGGGGCTGCCGGACGGGGTGGGCGGTACGCGCGCGGAGACCGTACGGCTCGCCCGTGGCCTCGCCCGTCTCGACGTCCTGGTCAGCGTCGACGTCGAGGGCGGCTTCAGCGACCGCCCGCAGGACGTCGCGGCGCTCGCCGTCGAGTTGGCGGAGGCGGGCGTGGTCGGCGTCAACATCGAGGACGGCCGCCCCGACGGCACCCTCGCCGACCTGGACCGGCAGTGCGCGGTGATCCGGGCGGTGAAGGAGGCGACGGACGGCTGCCTCTTCGTCAACGCCCGCACGGACACGCACTGGCTGCCGGGGGACCACACGGCTGGGACCGAGGACCGGCTCCGCGCGTACGAACAGGCGGGCGCGGACGGCCTGTTCGTCCCCGGCCTGCGTGACGTACGCGTCATCGCCGAGCTGGCGTCGGCGCTCGACGCCCCCCTCAACATCCTCTACGCGCACGGCGGCCCCACCCTTCCCGAACTGGCCGAGGCGGGCGTGCGGCGCGTCAGCTGCGGGTCGCTGCTGTTCCGCGCGGCGCTGCACGGTGCCCTCGCCGCGGCCGAGGCGGTGCGGCAGGGGACGCCGCTCCCGGCGGGCATCCCTTCGTACGCCGACACGCAGGCACTGTCCGACAGCTTCTCCTGA
- the recO gene encoding DNA repair protein RecO, giving the protein MSLFRDDGIVLRTQKLGEADRIITLLTRGHGRVRAVARGVRRTKSKFGARLEPFSHVDVQFFARGSDLVGRGLPLCTQSETIAPYGGGIVTDYARYTAGTAMLETAERFTDNEGEPAVQQYLLLVGGLRVLARGEHEPHLVLDAFLLRSLAVNGYAPSFNDCAKCGLPGPNRFFSVAAGGSVCVDCRVPGSVVPSAETLTLLGALLTGDWETADACEARHAREGSGLVSAYLHWHLERGLRSLRYVEKS; this is encoded by the coding sequence ATGAGTCTGTTCCGCGACGACGGCATCGTGCTGCGCACCCAGAAGCTGGGTGAGGCGGACCGGATCATCACGCTGCTCACGCGCGGTCACGGGCGGGTACGCGCCGTGGCGCGCGGCGTGCGGCGCACCAAGTCGAAGTTCGGGGCGCGGCTCGAACCGTTCTCCCACGTCGACGTCCAGTTCTTCGCGCGCGGCAGCGACCTGGTCGGGCGCGGCCTGCCGCTGTGCACCCAGAGCGAGACCATCGCTCCCTACGGTGGCGGGATCGTGACCGACTACGCCCGCTACACCGCCGGCACGGCCATGCTGGAGACGGCGGAACGGTTCACCGACAACGAGGGAGAGCCCGCCGTGCAGCAGTATCTGCTGCTCGTGGGCGGCCTCCGGGTGCTCGCCAGGGGTGAGCACGAGCCGCACCTCGTCCTCGACGCCTTCCTGCTGCGCTCCCTCGCCGTGAACGGCTACGCGCCCAGCTTCAACGACTGCGCCAAGTGCGGTCTGCCGGGGCCGAACCGGTTCTTCTCGGTCGCGGCGGGCGGCTCCGTCTGCGTCGACTGCCGGGTGCCCGGCAGCGTCGTACCGTCGGCGGAGACCCTGACCCTGCTGGGCGCGCTCCTCACGGGCGACTGGGAGACGGCGGACGCGTGCGAGGCGCGGCACGCACGCGAGGGCAGTGGGCTCGTTTCGGCCTATCTGCACTGGCACCTGGAGCGCGGACTGCGGTCTCTGCGATACGTAGAGAAAAGCTGA
- a CDS encoding aminotransferase class I/II-fold pyridoxal phosphate-dependent enzyme, protein MTTELSPDAPALAGLLERARKDYEDLAGRGLSLDLTRGKPAPEQLDLSEDLLSLPGGRHTSADGTDVRNYGGLQGLPELREIFAELLQVPAAQLLALGNSSLELMHDCLVHALLGVLPGATSRWVDQERVAFLCPVPGYDRHFALCERFGIDMIPVPMTADGPDMDEVERLAAENPAVKGIWCVPKYSNPDGVVYSDETVARLARMETAAPDFRIFWDNAYAAHHLTDEPAEIADLLGACAEAGNPDRAFVFGSTSKITAAGAGVAFFGSSPANVKWLLANNQKRSIGPDKINQLRHVLFLRDADGVRAHMERQRALLQPKFEAVARILDAELGGTGLATWTSPKGGYFVTLQVPDGCAKDVVRRAAEAGIVLTPAGATHPYGDDPRDAVIRIAPSYPSLAELEQAMHGLTVCVRLAGYEQREREQRERRAV, encoded by the coding sequence ATGACCACCGAGCTGAGCCCCGACGCCCCGGCCCTGGCCGGCCTCCTGGAGCGGGCCAGGAAGGACTACGAGGACCTCGCGGGGCGCGGGCTCTCCCTGGACCTCACCCGGGGCAAGCCCGCACCGGAGCAGCTCGACCTCAGCGAGGACCTGCTGAGCCTGCCCGGCGGACGCCACACCTCCGCCGACGGCACGGACGTACGCAACTACGGCGGCCTCCAGGGCCTGCCCGAGCTCCGCGAGATCTTCGCCGAGCTGCTCCAGGTGCCCGCCGCCCAGCTGCTCGCCCTCGGCAACTCCAGCCTGGAGCTGATGCACGACTGCCTCGTGCACGCCCTCCTCGGCGTGCTGCCCGGCGCCACCTCGCGCTGGGTGGACCAGGAGCGCGTCGCGTTCCTGTGCCCCGTGCCCGGCTACGACCGGCACTTCGCGCTCTGCGAGCGGTTCGGCATCGACATGATCCCGGTGCCGATGACGGCCGACGGGCCCGACATGGACGAGGTCGAGCGCCTCGCCGCCGAGAACCCGGCGGTCAAGGGCATCTGGTGCGTGCCGAAGTACAGCAACCCCGACGGCGTCGTCTACAGCGACGAGACCGTGGCCCGCCTCGCCCGCATGGAGACCGCGGCCCCCGACTTCCGGATCTTCTGGGACAACGCCTACGCCGCCCACCACCTCACCGACGAGCCCGCCGAGATCGCCGACCTGCTCGGCGCCTGCGCCGAGGCCGGGAACCCGGACCGGGCGTTCGTCTTCGGCTCCACCTCCAAGATCACCGCGGCGGGCGCGGGCGTCGCCTTCTTCGGCTCCTCGCCCGCCAACGTCAAGTGGCTCCTCGCCAACAACCAGAAGCGCTCGATCGGCCCCGACAAGATCAACCAGCTGCGCCACGTGCTGTTCCTGCGGGACGCCGACGGTGTGCGGGCCCACATGGAGCGCCAGCGCGCCCTGCTCCAGCCCAAGTTCGAGGCCGTGGCCCGGATCCTCGACGCCGAGCTGGGCGGCACCGGCCTCGCGACCTGGACCTCCCCCAAGGGCGGCTACTTCGTGACCCTCCAGGTCCCCGACGGCTGCGCCAAGGACGTGGTGCGCCGCGCCGCCGAGGCCGGCATCGTGCTGACCCCGGCCGGCGCCACGCACCCCTACGGCGACGACCCGCGGGACGCCGTCATCCGCATCGCCCCCAGCTACCCGTCCCTCGCTGAGCTGGAGCAGGCCATGCACGGCCTGACCGTCTGCGTCCGCCTCGCCGGATACGAGCAGCGGGAGCGGGAGCAGCGGGAGCGCCGGGCCGTCTGA
- a CDS encoding DUF6199 family natural product biosynthesis protein: MFEGNGASPGCASPEEPEREAPSMAVVFLCLFIVMATVQVVKPQLLWRVNRPLQKPFVKDYDATEPNRAGYMMERAVGSLVLVAAVVMLVIELT, from the coding sequence ATGTTCGAGGGCAACGGGGCCTCACCGGGCTGTGCGAGCCCGGAAGAACCGGAGAGAGAGGCCCCCTCCATGGCCGTGGTGTTCCTGTGCCTGTTCATCGTGATGGCGACGGTCCAAGTGGTGAAACCACAGCTTCTGTGGAGGGTGAACCGCCCTCTACAGAAGCCGTTCGTGAAGGACTACGACGCCACCGAGCCCAATCGCGCCGGCTACATGATGGAGCGGGCGGTGGGCTCGCTGGTGCTGGTCGCGGCGGTGGTCATGCTGGTCATCGAGCTGACCTGA
- a CDS encoding ABC transporter substrate-binding protein translates to MSDQSDLSHLIPRTSAQEGPRPATGTVPRPAAPTDRRAFLKYTGALGAAAAVTTTLSACSAGPESTNETGGGGQGGDSTLTAVIGYGNDGSWDPTQTASAFAMAGNEHIYEGLLGTDPISREPYAALATEIPDDLKATTWKFSLRPGAKWHDGKPVTADDVVFVFDRILDPKTQTLAKGFFASWLKEVRKVDALSVELILKFPFPDGAARLSLAKIMPKHVFSRPGAWEDATKGKAIGSGPYRQTAHHPKSNTTFEAFEDYNGPRKAAFKKMNWLTIVDAAPRVAKISGSGADAEIADNIPYANIGQLKKSGMTVEGGAGMNNLFLLFNTAHKPFDDVRVRQALHYAIDRDKMIEAALKGHGKASTSFLNEANPSYRPAKTVYAHDLAKARKLLGEAGVGKLTVNLMAVNVSWIVDCLPTIQDGWEKLGVEVTLDPQETTAVFTKLDQKKDFQVVAAASNPNQFGLDADLIMHYNYGPENLWMGYARWAQNPTAKKLFKDMAQATREPEAGRKRAMIQDYIDVVAEQAVLYPVVHNELMTAWDPKKISGVQAQPYPGINLLQAKWA, encoded by the coding sequence GTGAGCGACCAGAGCGACCTGAGCCACCTGATCCCTCGGACCTCGGCCCAGGAGGGCCCCCGCCCGGCCACCGGGACCGTCCCCCGCCCGGCCGCGCCGACCGACCGGCGGGCCTTCCTCAAGTACACCGGAGCGCTGGGCGCGGCCGCCGCCGTCACCACCACGCTCTCCGCCTGCTCCGCGGGACCCGAGTCCACGAACGAGACCGGTGGCGGCGGCCAGGGCGGCGACTCCACGCTCACGGCCGTGATCGGCTACGGCAACGACGGCAGCTGGGACCCGACCCAGACCGCGTCCGCCTTCGCCATGGCGGGCAACGAACACATCTACGAGGGTCTGCTCGGCACGGACCCGATCAGCCGTGAGCCCTATGCCGCGCTCGCCACCGAGATCCCCGACGACCTCAAGGCGACCACGTGGAAGTTCTCCCTGCGGCCGGGCGCCAAGTGGCACGACGGCAAGCCCGTCACCGCCGATGACGTGGTGTTCGTATTCGACCGGATCCTCGACCCGAAGACCCAGACCCTCGCCAAGGGGTTCTTCGCGAGCTGGCTGAAGGAGGTCAGGAAGGTCGACGCCCTGTCCGTGGAGCTGATCCTCAAATTCCCCTTCCCCGACGGCGCCGCGCGGCTCTCCCTCGCGAAGATCATGCCCAAGCACGTCTTCTCGCGGCCCGGCGCGTGGGAGGACGCGACCAAGGGCAAGGCGATCGGCTCAGGTCCGTACCGGCAGACCGCGCACCACCCGAAGTCGAACACCACCTTCGAGGCCTTCGAGGACTACAACGGCCCGCGCAAGGCCGCCTTCAAGAAGATGAACTGGCTGACGATCGTGGACGCCGCGCCGCGCGTCGCCAAGATTTCCGGCTCCGGCGCGGACGCGGAGATCGCCGACAACATCCCGTACGCCAACATCGGGCAGCTGAAGAAGAGCGGCATGACCGTCGAGGGCGGCGCCGGCATGAACAACCTCTTCCTGCTCTTCAACACCGCGCACAAGCCGTTCGACGACGTACGCGTGCGGCAGGCCCTGCACTACGCCATCGACCGCGACAAGATGATCGAGGCCGCCCTCAAGGGGCACGGCAAGGCGTCGACGTCCTTCCTCAACGAGGCCAACCCCTCCTACCGGCCCGCCAAAACCGTCTACGCCCACGACCTGGCGAAGGCGAGGAAGCTGCTGGGGGAGGCGGGCGTCGGCAAGCTGACGGTCAACCTCATGGCGGTCAACGTGAGCTGGATCGTGGACTGCCTGCCGACCATCCAGGACGGCTGGGAGAAGCTCGGCGTCGAGGTCACCCTCGACCCGCAGGAGACCACCGCCGTCTTCACCAAGCTGGACCAGAAGAAGGACTTCCAGGTCGTCGCGGCCGCCTCGAACCCCAACCAGTTCGGGCTCGACGCCGACCTGATCATGCACTACAACTACGGCCCCGAGAACCTCTGGATGGGCTACGCCCGCTGGGCCCAGAACCCCACCGCCAAGAAGCTCTTCAAGGACATGGCGCAGGCCACGCGCGAGCCGGAGGCGGGCAGGAAGCGGGCCATGATCCAGGACTACATCGACGTCGTGGCCGAGCAGGCCGTGCTCTATCCGGTCGTGCACAACGAACTCATGACGGCCTGGGACCCGAAGAAGATCAGCGGCGTCCAGGCCCAGCCCTATCCGGGGATCAACCTGCTCCAGGCCAAGTGGGCCTGA
- a CDS encoding TetR/AcrR family transcriptional regulator produces the protein MTAARGRPRSFDRTTALERAMAVFWEQGYEATSMTDLTSAMEIRSPSLYAAFGSKEKLFLEAVALYGATEGEFIARALADEPTAREAVAAILRGNVRAYTDEAKPGGCMIVQAAANCSAENAPIQERLAQWREDGISSIARRVEQGILNGELPADTDTRAVASFYTAVLQGMSVQARDGATRSDLEKVAERAIAAWDVVTGAVSSSATG, from the coding sequence ATGACGGCGGCACGCGGGCGCCCCAGGAGCTTCGACCGGACCACCGCGCTGGAGCGCGCCATGGCCGTGTTCTGGGAGCAGGGGTATGAGGCGACGTCCATGACCGACCTGACCTCCGCCATGGAGATCCGCTCGCCCAGCCTCTACGCCGCGTTCGGCTCCAAGGAGAAACTGTTCCTGGAGGCCGTGGCCCTGTACGGCGCCACCGAGGGGGAGTTCATCGCCCGCGCCCTCGCCGACGAGCCGACCGCCAGGGAGGCCGTCGCGGCGATCCTCCGGGGGAACGTGCGCGCGTACACGGACGAGGCCAAGCCCGGCGGCTGCATGATCGTGCAGGCCGCCGCCAACTGCTCGGCGGAGAACGCGCCCATACAGGAGAGGCTCGCCCAGTGGCGCGAGGACGGAATCAGCAGCATCGCCCGCCGGGTCGAACAGGGCATCCTGAACGGCGAGTTGCCCGCCGACACGGACACCCGGGCGGTCGCCTCCTTCTACACCGCCGTACTTCAGGGCATGTCCGTCCAGGCCCGTGACGGCGCCACCCGCAGCGACCTGGAGAAGGTCGCGGAGCGGGCGATAGCGGCGTGGGACGTGGTCACGGGCGCGGTCAGCTCCTCGGCGACGGGGTAG
- a CDS encoding ABC transporter permease → MTAVLRILARRIALLVPLLLGIVLFVFLVMRFSDVDPASAFFQGANPTPEQLHQFRQENGLLDPLPVRYIAFVGDLLQGDMGISVLNRSPVLDQVTTALPLTMQLTFLGLGIAVVLSLALGVTAAIYRDRLPDQLIRVVSLTGVAAPGFWLALLMIQYLAVDFGWFPTGGYINPADSLTGWLRTMTLPALALSLPVAAGLTRIIRTAVVEELDKDYVRTAIGSGLPPVVVVGRNVLRNALINPLTVLGLRVGYLLGGAVVIETIFSLPGMGKLMIDAVKNGDPAVVQGVVITTAVGFVVVNLVIDILHLLVNPRLRGTS, encoded by the coding sequence GTGACCGCAGTCCTCAGAATCCTCGCCCGCCGCATCGCCCTGCTCGTCCCGCTGCTGCTCGGCATCGTGCTCTTCGTCTTCCTCGTGATGCGGTTCTCGGACGTCGACCCGGCCTCCGCGTTCTTCCAGGGCGCGAACCCGACCCCCGAGCAGCTGCATCAGTTCCGTCAGGAGAACGGGCTCCTCGACCCGCTGCCCGTGCGCTACATCGCCTTTGTCGGCGACCTCCTCCAGGGCGACATGGGCATCAGCGTCCTCAACCGCTCCCCCGTCCTCGACCAGGTCACCACCGCCCTGCCGCTCACCATGCAGCTGACCTTCCTGGGGCTCGGCATCGCGGTCGTCCTCTCGCTGGCCCTCGGCGTGACCGCCGCGATCTACCGCGACCGGCTGCCGGACCAGCTCATCCGCGTCGTCTCGCTGACCGGGGTCGCGGCGCCCGGCTTCTGGCTGGCGCTGCTGATGATCCAGTACCTGGCGGTGGACTTCGGCTGGTTCCCGACCGGCGGCTACATCAACCCCGCGGACTCCCTCACCGGCTGGCTCAGGACCATGACGCTGCCCGCCCTCGCGCTCTCCCTGCCGGTGGCGGCCGGCCTCACCCGCATCATCCGCACCGCCGTGGTCGAGGAGCTCGACAAGGACTACGTCCGCACGGCCATCGGCAGCGGCCTGCCGCCGGTGGTGGTCGTCGGCCGCAACGTCCTGCGCAACGCCCTCATCAACCCGCTCACCGTGCTCGGTCTGCGCGTCGGCTATCTGCTGGGCGGCGCCGTCGTCATCGAGACGATCTTCTCGCTGCCGGGGATGGGGAAACTGATGATCGACGCCGTCAAGAACGGTGACCCGGCCGTCGTCCAGGGCGTCGTCATCACCACCGCCGTGGGCTTCGTCGTCGTCAACCTCGTCATCGACATCCTCCACCTCCTGGTCAACCCGCGCCTGAGGGGGACGAGCTGA